From a region of the Impatiens glandulifera chromosome 4, dImpGla2.1, whole genome shotgun sequence genome:
- the LOC124933500 gene encoding disease resistance protein RPS2-like isoform X4, whose translation MKKVGFSIVGKMAEWMFEPIQRELGYLLCFNSNIQELQTRLGELKATRNDVQRMEDAEKKMGKTLGDRVQLWIEKADGKIVEAESVLNDKAELQKGCFSIKWCPNLILRFSLGRKGKKSSLVLIELLQSGGQLPHTGHALPMPSINMRDYNGDACDFESRSKIMKDVIKMLRKEETMLIGICGMGGIGKTTFAKQVLQEVKDSYKHLFDIQVITTVSSSPNFNNIQQEIVEMLGSFSLKGIDGKIARANYLRNAFRNKKVVVVLDDVWKKFDLNAFGFPLTNSDVGCCCKIIYTSRIQGLWPGERSITKKEISIQLLSSQESLNLFKRKVNLPDNDVDFHWKNRIAMQIVEECGGLPLALEVLGSALTEKHIYEWNNLFSQLRNHGQDPHMEEINKALKTSYNFLEDSNAKLLFLLCCLFREDQRIPIETLYRYVVGLQLFTNINVDNLKRTRDYVYTLVDNLIRRNLLIKVEARYGEPAVKMHDLLREVGISIAKQENNGIKFLECDGVDELENVMSPGIKMISILFQRDLKVPEKLEFRDSKLELLRIDSSGNTISGSLFQGQDNLKVLDIVNFGGMIIEFPYLAKLNMLSLEGLSFDMTTSFLNHKCLEILSLQWLTIQILPKEISELTNLKLLDLTGCECFIRNGVLSRLTNLQELYMWDSFRDWRLHKVDVKGGDNIAASLDELNCLPKLWRLELEIPNIEQVPKGVTLFSSSTLLTQFKIRIGGGESFKFESGERQLWLENVKGNTSFAHELEVLIEKDITNLYICADSDMFENMHLNKFLSLKDIVLKQCGSLFPQSMSSFVTSELLGRYLRRIELYECNEMTHLCSISISRNLTNLQVLVLQECEIVKEVVSFYFYDKIEQLDKIEFNALKTLKLRDLSWLKCFCKNVNEIHFQNLKTLELKGLKQFMFPAKLEIPCLEELSIISTPNIETLCMPPSLQKLYIDNCDNFQYVDFSPNLVISHLKSVIIKRCKMLKGVVGVTTGAGEQRRKSIEFPNLSTLELESLDKLASFVIDVNNLDDKIEKSPSTLFYHNDYQVPMKIDWFPCLDMLVIERLPKINYIIGRKERLGHQPSILLFPNLKKLRLSYLDELISFVGLMNNMDNNCKNQNALFHLDEVSFPSLEELRIQELSKINYILGKGQGHHHHHPDYNEIFPVLKCLILDGLSNLIHVYEINQPGLGELLFENLTWMEVGGCGKLRYLFSENIGRVAVENLRWLHINDCGMMEVVMKNVEDDDDDDKTERGNSRHLFPLLKTLTLCNLSDLRSFSDVAYTWVLPSLSILRVSGCSKLEALSAPGYLDSPRLDKLYYDNDREEVNVKNTWRGDVNSVWRHIKKVERLENMNEED comes from the exons ATGAAAAAGGTTGGTTTCAGCATAGTAGGAAAGATGGCAGAATGGATGTTTGAGCCAATACAACGTGAACTTGGCTATCTCTTGTGCTTCAACAGTAACATTCAAGAGCTCCAAACTCGACTAGGCGAACTAAAAGCAACCAGAAATGATGTACAAAGAATGGAAGATGCAGAAAAGAAGATGGGGAAAACACTGGGTGATCGTGTCCAGTTGTGGATTGAGAAGGCAGATGGAAAAATTGTAGAAGCAGAGAGTGTTCTCAATGATAAGGCAGAGCTTCAAAAAGGGTGTTTCTCCATCAAATGGTGCCCCAATCTAATTTTGCGCTTTTCTTTGGGAAGGAAGGGGAAGAAATCATCTTTGGTTCTCATCGAGCTTCTTCAATCCGGTGGTCAGTTGCCGCATACAGGTCACGCCTTACCCATGCCGTCCATAAATATGCGTGATTACAACGGGGATGCATGTGATTTTGAGAGTCGAAGTAAGATTATGAAAGACGTCATTAAGATGTTACGGAAAGAAGAGACAATGTTAATTGGTATATGCGGGATGGGAGGCATTGGAAAAACCACATTTGCTAAGCAAGTCCTTCAAGAGGTAAAAGACTcttataaacatttatttgacATTCAAGTTATTACTACTGTCTCTAGTAGTCCCAATTTCAATAATATCCAACAAGAAATTGTAGAGATGTTAGGGTCTTTTTCGCTTAAGGGCATAGATGGTAAAATTGCAAGAGCAAACTATTTACGAAACGCTTTTCGTAACAAAAAAGTTGTTGTTGTGTTGGATGATGTTTGGAAAAAGTTTGATTTAAATGCTTTTGGTTTTCCATTAACAAATTCAGATGTTGGGTGTTGctgtaaaattatttacacatcTAGAATCCAAGGTTTATGGCCAGGTGAAAGGTCCATTACCAAGAAGGAAATCTCAATTCAACTATTGTCAAGTCAAGAAagtttgaatttgtttaaaagAAAAGTCAATCTTCCTGATAATGATGTCGATTTCCATTGGAAGAATAGAATAGCAATGCAAATTGTTGAAGAATGTGGAGGATTGCCCCTCGCGCTTGAGGTTCTAGGAAGCGCTCTTACCGAAAAACACATATACGAGtggaataatttgttttctcaaTTGAGGAATCATGGTCAAGATCCACATATGGAGGAGATAAACAAGGCCTTGAAAACGAGTTATAACTTCTTAGAAGATTCCAATGCTAAATTATTGTTCTTGCTCTGCTGTTTATTCCGAGAAGACCAGAGGATTCCTATTGAAACCTTGTATCGATATGTGGTGGGTTTGCAGCTCTTCACAAATATAAATGTGGACAACCTAAAACGTACAAGGGATTATGTTTACACCTTAGTGGACAACCTAATAAGGAGAAATTTGTTAATAAAAGTTGAAGCTCGGTATGGAGAACCTGCAGTGAAAATGCACGATTTGTTGAGAGAAGTGGGAATTTCAATTGCAAAACAAGAAAATAACGGCATTAAATTTCTCGAGTGTGATGGTGTGGACGAACTAGAAAATGTCATGAGTCCAGGCATTAAGATGATTTCTATATTATTCCAGAGGGATCTAAAAGTCCCTGAGAAGTTGGAATTTCGAGACTCAAAATTGGAACTATTACGGATAGATAGTTCAGGGAATACAATATCAGGAAGCTTATTTCAAGGGCAGGATAATCTCAAAGTTCTAGATATAGTAAACTTTGGAGGCATGATTATTGAGTTTCCATATTTAGCTAAGTTGAATATGTTATCCCTAGAGGGATTGAGTTTTGATATGACAACTTCATTTCTAAATCATAAGTGCTTGGAGATCCTTAGCCTTCAATGGTTAACCATTCAAATTTTGCCAAAGGAAATAAGTGAGTTAACAAACCTAAAATTATTGGATTTGACTGGGTGCGAGTGTTTCATAAGAAATGGTGTTCTTTCTAGGCTTACTAATCTACAAGAATTGTATATGTGGGATAGTTTTCGGGATTGGAGGTTACACAAAGTAGACGTAAAAGGTGGAGACAATATTGCAGCAAGTCTTGATGAGTTAAATTGCTTACCTAAATTGTGGAGATTGGAATTAGAGATACCCAACATTGAACAAGTGCCAAAAGGTGTTACgttattttcttcttcaacgTTATTAACACAATTCAAGATAAGAATTGGAGGAGGAGaatcttttaaatttgaaagtggGGAAAGACAATTGTGGTTGGAGAATGTTAAAGGCAATACCAGTTTCGCCCATGAACTTGAGGTCTTAATAGAAAAAGAcattactaatttatatatatgcgCTGATTCTGACATGTTTGAGAATATGCATCTAAACAAATTCCTATCATTGAAGGATATTGTGCTTAAACAGTGTGGATCTCTTTTTCCACAGTCAATGTCATCGTTTGTGACTTCTGAATTACTTGGGCGCTATTTGCGGCGTATTGAACTATATGAATGCAATGAAATGACACACCTTTGTTCTATATCAATATCAAGGAATCTCACAAATCTTCAAGTTCTTGTTCTCCAAGAATGTGAAATTGTGAAAGAAGttgttagtttttatttttacgaTAAGATAGAACAACTTGATAAAATTGAGTTCAATGCTTTGAAAACTCTCAAGCTTCGTGACTTGTCTTGGCTGAAATGCTTCTGCAAAAATGTAAACGAGATTCATTTCCAAAATCTAAAAACATTGGAGCTAAAAGGATTGAAGCAATTTATGTTCCCGGCCAAG ttGGAAATACCTTGTCTGGAGGAGCTAAGCATTATATCTACTCCAAATATTGAAACTTTGTGCATGCCACCATCGCTACAAAAGTTGTATATTGATAATTGTGACAACTTCCAATATGTTGACTTCTCTCCTAACTTAGTGATTTCTCATCTTAAAAGTGTAATTATTAAAAGATGTAAAATGTTGAAAGGAGTAGTAGGAGTAACAACTGGTGCAGGAGAGCAACGGAGAAAATCCATTGAATTCCCTAATTTGTCAACATTGGAACTTGAGTCCTTGGACAAACTCGCGAGTTTTGTCATCGACGTCAACAATTTGGATGACAAAATTGAAAAGTCTCCAAGTACACTATTTTATCACAATGATTATCAGGTACCAATGAAAATA GACTGGTTTCCTTGCTTAGATATGTTGGTGATAGAAAGATTGccaaagataaattatataataggaAGGAAAGAGAGACTTGGACATCAACCAAGCATATTATTATTCCCTAATTTGAAGAAATTGAGGCTTTCTTATTTAGATGAACTTATAAGTTTTGTTGGATTGATGAACAATATGGACAACAATTGCAAAAATCAAAATGCACTCTTTCATCTTGATG aGGTCTCATTTCCTTCCTTAGAAGAGTTGAGAATTCAGGAATTGtcaaagataaattatattttaggaaAGGGACAGggacatcatcatcatcatcctgaTTATAATGAGATATTTCCTGTATTAAAATGTTTGATCTTGGATGGATTAAGCAATTTAATACATGTGTATGAAATCAACCAGCCAGGACTAGGAGagcttttatttgaaaacttgacATGGATGGAAGTTGGTGGATGTGGAAAATTGAGATATTTGTTTTCGGAGAATATAGGTAGAGTCGCTGTCGAGAACCTTCGGTGGCTACATATCAATGATTGTGGAATGATGGAAGTGGTGATGAAGAATgttgaggatgatgatgatgatgataaaacTGAAAGAGGAAATAGTCGTCATTTGTTTCCACTCCTTAagacattgacactttgcaatcTATCAGATTTGAGGAGTTTTAGTGATGTTGCTTATACTTGGGTCTTGCCATCACTCAGTATTCTCAGGGTGTCAGGATGTTCCAAGCTAGAGGCGCTCTCAGCTCCCGGCTATTTGGATTCTCCAAGGCTGGACAAGCTCTATTATGATAATGATAGAGAAGAAGTAAATGTAAAGAATACTTGGAGAGGTGACGTTAACAGTGTTTGGCGTCATATCAAG AAAGTAGAGAGACTAGAGAACATGAACGAAGAAGATTGA
- the LOC124933500 gene encoding disease resistance protein RPS2-like isoform X1 translates to MKKVGFSIVGKMAEWMFEPIQRELGYLLCFNSNIQELQTRLGELKATRNDVQRMEDAEKKMGKTLGDRVQLWIEKADGKIVEAESVLNDKAELQKGCFSIKWCPNLILRFSLGRKGKKSSLVLIELLQSGGQLPHTGHALPMPSINMRDYNGDACDFESRSKIMKDVIKMLRKEETMLIGICGMGGIGKTTFAKQVLQEVKDSYKHLFDIQVITTVSSSPNFNNIQQEIVEMLGSFSLKGIDGKIARANYLRNAFRNKKVVVVLDDVWKKFDLNAFGFPLTNSDVGCCCKIIYTSRIQGLWPGERSITKKEISIQLLSSQESLNLFKRKVNLPDNDVDFHWKNRIAMQIVEECGGLPLALEVLGSALTEKHIYEWNNLFSQLRNHGQDPHMEEINKALKTSYNFLEDSNAKLLFLLCCLFREDQRIPIETLYRYVVGLQLFTNINVDNLKRTRDYVYTLVDNLIRRNLLIKVEARYGEPAVKMHDLLREVGISIAKQENNGIKFLECDGVDELENVMSPGIKMISILFQRDLKVPEKLEFRDSKLELLRIDSSGNTISGSLFQGQDNLKVLDIVNFGGMIIEFPYLAKLNMLSLEGLSFDMTTSFLNHKCLEILSLQWLTIQILPKEISELTNLKLLDLTGCECFIRNGVLSRLTNLQELYMWDSFRDWRLHKVDVKGGDNIAASLDELNCLPKLWRLELEIPNIEQVPKGVTLFSSSTLLTQFKIRIGGGESFKFESGERQLWLENVKGNTSFAHELEVLIEKDITNLYICADSDMFENMHLNKFLSLKDIVLKQCGSLFPQSMSSFVTSELLGRYLRRIELYECNEMTHLCSISISRNLTNLQVLVLQECEIVKEVVSFYFYDKIEQLDKIEFNALKTLKLRDLSWLKCFCKNVNEIHFQNLKTLELKGLKQFMFPAKLEIPCLEELSIISTPNIETLCMPPSLQKLYIDNCDNFQYVDFSPNLVISHLKSVIIKRCKMLKGVVGVTTGAGEQRRKSIEFPNLSTLELESLDKLASFVIDVNNLDDKIEKSPSTLFYHNDYQVPMKIDWFPCLDMLVIERLPKINYIIGRKERLGHQPSILLFPNLKKLRLSYLDELISFVGLMNNMDNNCKNQNALFHLDDDEVSFVSFPSLEELRIQELSKINYILGKGQGHHHHHPDYNEIFPVLKCLILDGLSNLIHVYEINQPGLGELLFENLTWMEVGGCGKLRYLFSENIGRVAVENLRWLHINDCGMMEVVMKNVEDDDDDDKTERGNSRHLFPLLKTLTLCNLSDLRSFSDVAYTWVLPSLSILRVSGCSKLEALSAPGYLDSPRLDKLYYDNDREEVNVKNTWRGDVNSVWRHIKKVERLENMNEED, encoded by the exons ATGAAAAAGGTTGGTTTCAGCATAGTAGGAAAGATGGCAGAATGGATGTTTGAGCCAATACAACGTGAACTTGGCTATCTCTTGTGCTTCAACAGTAACATTCAAGAGCTCCAAACTCGACTAGGCGAACTAAAAGCAACCAGAAATGATGTACAAAGAATGGAAGATGCAGAAAAGAAGATGGGGAAAACACTGGGTGATCGTGTCCAGTTGTGGATTGAGAAGGCAGATGGAAAAATTGTAGAAGCAGAGAGTGTTCTCAATGATAAGGCAGAGCTTCAAAAAGGGTGTTTCTCCATCAAATGGTGCCCCAATCTAATTTTGCGCTTTTCTTTGGGAAGGAAGGGGAAGAAATCATCTTTGGTTCTCATCGAGCTTCTTCAATCCGGTGGTCAGTTGCCGCATACAGGTCACGCCTTACCCATGCCGTCCATAAATATGCGTGATTACAACGGGGATGCATGTGATTTTGAGAGTCGAAGTAAGATTATGAAAGACGTCATTAAGATGTTACGGAAAGAAGAGACAATGTTAATTGGTATATGCGGGATGGGAGGCATTGGAAAAACCACATTTGCTAAGCAAGTCCTTCAAGAGGTAAAAGACTcttataaacatttatttgacATTCAAGTTATTACTACTGTCTCTAGTAGTCCCAATTTCAATAATATCCAACAAGAAATTGTAGAGATGTTAGGGTCTTTTTCGCTTAAGGGCATAGATGGTAAAATTGCAAGAGCAAACTATTTACGAAACGCTTTTCGTAACAAAAAAGTTGTTGTTGTGTTGGATGATGTTTGGAAAAAGTTTGATTTAAATGCTTTTGGTTTTCCATTAACAAATTCAGATGTTGGGTGTTGctgtaaaattatttacacatcTAGAATCCAAGGTTTATGGCCAGGTGAAAGGTCCATTACCAAGAAGGAAATCTCAATTCAACTATTGTCAAGTCAAGAAagtttgaatttgtttaaaagAAAAGTCAATCTTCCTGATAATGATGTCGATTTCCATTGGAAGAATAGAATAGCAATGCAAATTGTTGAAGAATGTGGAGGATTGCCCCTCGCGCTTGAGGTTCTAGGAAGCGCTCTTACCGAAAAACACATATACGAGtggaataatttgttttctcaaTTGAGGAATCATGGTCAAGATCCACATATGGAGGAGATAAACAAGGCCTTGAAAACGAGTTATAACTTCTTAGAAGATTCCAATGCTAAATTATTGTTCTTGCTCTGCTGTTTATTCCGAGAAGACCAGAGGATTCCTATTGAAACCTTGTATCGATATGTGGTGGGTTTGCAGCTCTTCACAAATATAAATGTGGACAACCTAAAACGTACAAGGGATTATGTTTACACCTTAGTGGACAACCTAATAAGGAGAAATTTGTTAATAAAAGTTGAAGCTCGGTATGGAGAACCTGCAGTGAAAATGCACGATTTGTTGAGAGAAGTGGGAATTTCAATTGCAAAACAAGAAAATAACGGCATTAAATTTCTCGAGTGTGATGGTGTGGACGAACTAGAAAATGTCATGAGTCCAGGCATTAAGATGATTTCTATATTATTCCAGAGGGATCTAAAAGTCCCTGAGAAGTTGGAATTTCGAGACTCAAAATTGGAACTATTACGGATAGATAGTTCAGGGAATACAATATCAGGAAGCTTATTTCAAGGGCAGGATAATCTCAAAGTTCTAGATATAGTAAACTTTGGAGGCATGATTATTGAGTTTCCATATTTAGCTAAGTTGAATATGTTATCCCTAGAGGGATTGAGTTTTGATATGACAACTTCATTTCTAAATCATAAGTGCTTGGAGATCCTTAGCCTTCAATGGTTAACCATTCAAATTTTGCCAAAGGAAATAAGTGAGTTAACAAACCTAAAATTATTGGATTTGACTGGGTGCGAGTGTTTCATAAGAAATGGTGTTCTTTCTAGGCTTACTAATCTACAAGAATTGTATATGTGGGATAGTTTTCGGGATTGGAGGTTACACAAAGTAGACGTAAAAGGTGGAGACAATATTGCAGCAAGTCTTGATGAGTTAAATTGCTTACCTAAATTGTGGAGATTGGAATTAGAGATACCCAACATTGAACAAGTGCCAAAAGGTGTTACgttattttcttcttcaacgTTATTAACACAATTCAAGATAAGAATTGGAGGAGGAGaatcttttaaatttgaaagtggGGAAAGACAATTGTGGTTGGAGAATGTTAAAGGCAATACCAGTTTCGCCCATGAACTTGAGGTCTTAATAGAAAAAGAcattactaatttatatatatgcgCTGATTCTGACATGTTTGAGAATATGCATCTAAACAAATTCCTATCATTGAAGGATATTGTGCTTAAACAGTGTGGATCTCTTTTTCCACAGTCAATGTCATCGTTTGTGACTTCTGAATTACTTGGGCGCTATTTGCGGCGTATTGAACTATATGAATGCAATGAAATGACACACCTTTGTTCTATATCAATATCAAGGAATCTCACAAATCTTCAAGTTCTTGTTCTCCAAGAATGTGAAATTGTGAAAGAAGttgttagtttttatttttacgaTAAGATAGAACAACTTGATAAAATTGAGTTCAATGCTTTGAAAACTCTCAAGCTTCGTGACTTGTCTTGGCTGAAATGCTTCTGCAAAAATGTAAACGAGATTCATTTCCAAAATCTAAAAACATTGGAGCTAAAAGGATTGAAGCAATTTATGTTCCCGGCCAAG ttGGAAATACCTTGTCTGGAGGAGCTAAGCATTATATCTACTCCAAATATTGAAACTTTGTGCATGCCACCATCGCTACAAAAGTTGTATATTGATAATTGTGACAACTTCCAATATGTTGACTTCTCTCCTAACTTAGTGATTTCTCATCTTAAAAGTGTAATTATTAAAAGATGTAAAATGTTGAAAGGAGTAGTAGGAGTAACAACTGGTGCAGGAGAGCAACGGAGAAAATCCATTGAATTCCCTAATTTGTCAACATTGGAACTTGAGTCCTTGGACAAACTCGCGAGTTTTGTCATCGACGTCAACAATTTGGATGACAAAATTGAAAAGTCTCCAAGTACACTATTTTATCACAATGATTATCAGGTACCAATGAAAATA GACTGGTTTCCTTGCTTAGATATGTTGGTGATAGAAAGATTGccaaagataaattatataataggaAGGAAAGAGAGACTTGGACATCAACCAAGCATATTATTATTCCCTAATTTGAAGAAATTGAGGCTTTCTTATTTAGATGAACTTATAAGTTTTGTTGGATTGATGAACAATATGGACAACAATTGCAAAAATCAAAATGCACTCTTTCATCTTGATGATGATGAGGTGAGTTTT GTCTCATTTCCTTCCTTAGAAGAGTTGAGAATTCAGGAATTGtcaaagataaattatattttaggaaAGGGACAGggacatcatcatcatcatcctgaTTATAATGAGATATTTCCTGTATTAAAATGTTTGATCTTGGATGGATTAAGCAATTTAATACATGTGTATGAAATCAACCAGCCAGGACTAGGAGagcttttatttgaaaacttgacATGGATGGAAGTTGGTGGATGTGGAAAATTGAGATATTTGTTTTCGGAGAATATAGGTAGAGTCGCTGTCGAGAACCTTCGGTGGCTACATATCAATGATTGTGGAATGATGGAAGTGGTGATGAAGAATgttgaggatgatgatgatgatgataaaacTGAAAGAGGAAATAGTCGTCATTTGTTTCCACTCCTTAagacattgacactttgcaatcTATCAGATTTGAGGAGTTTTAGTGATGTTGCTTATACTTGGGTCTTGCCATCACTCAGTATTCTCAGGGTGTCAGGATGTTCCAAGCTAGAGGCGCTCTCAGCTCCCGGCTATTTGGATTCTCCAAGGCTGGACAAGCTCTATTATGATAATGATAGAGAAGAAGTAAATGTAAAGAATACTTGGAGAGGTGACGTTAACAGTGTTTGGCGTCATATCAAG AAAGTAGAGAGACTAGAGAACATGAACGAAGAAGATTGA